A genomic segment from Verrucomicrobiia bacterium encodes:
- a CDS encoding PEP-CTERM sorting domain-containing protein (PEP-CTERM proteins occur, often in large numbers, in the proteomes of bacteria that also encode an exosortase, a predicted intramembrane cysteine proteinase. The presence of a PEP-CTERM domain at a protein's C-terminus predicts cleavage within the sorting domain, followed by covalent anchoring to some some component of the (usually Gram-negative) cell surface. Many PEP-CTERM proteins exhibit an unusual sequence composition that includes large numbers of potential glycosylation sites. Expression of one such protein has been shown restore the ability of a bacterium to form floc, a type of biofilm.): MKQTRILDGIGRALALACLAAGVLPAQAALLSSESFNVGAGGYTTGDVAGQASTDAFYSGGWFKGDPTHDVQIVGTGLSYNGLLSSGGALATGAVGRGGRNLATPWDNNTVGTYYISFLANFGVGGTHHRVVEAWNAPSLAGADGTRSLQLGYSTFTGLGTTLSLSINNGSDGVDESDFDNNVELAADGTTHLFVLRYDLANTAGGDTVYGYMDPADLSFEPGSANVLMTGFDFGLAAFGSVVNFVFDGTPTGTIDEIRFGDTWNDVLPVPEPSSLALLVLGGVGLVAARRKQA, translated from the coding sequence ATGAAACAAACCCGCATACTGGATGGAATAGGTCGGGCACTTGCCCTGGCCTGCCTCGCCGCCGGCGTCCTGCCTGCACAGGCTGCCCTGTTATCGTCAGAGTCATTCAATGTCGGTGCTGGCGGTTACACAACTGGCGACGTCGCCGGGCAAGCGTCAACGGATGCGTTCTATAGTGGTGGATGGTTCAAGGGGGACCCCACTCATGACGTGCAGATTGTTGGAACGGGTCTTAGTTATAATGGATTGCTCAGCAGCGGCGGCGCCCTGGCCACCGGTGCAGTCGGTCGCGGTGGGCGTAACCTCGCCACTCCCTGGGATAACAATACTGTGGGAACCTATTACATCAGTTTTCTGGCGAATTTCGGCGTCGGCGGCACGCACCACCGCGTTGTCGAAGCCTGGAACGCGCCTTCGCTCGCAGGGGCTGACGGAACTCGTTCACTGCAACTCGGTTACAGCACTTTTACAGGATTGGGAACGACGCTGTCCCTGAGCATCAACAATGGGTCGGACGGGGTCGATGAGTCGGATTTCGACAATAACGTCGAATTGGCGGCCGACGGGACCACGCACCTGTTCGTCTTGCGATATGACCTCGCCAATACAGCGGGAGGGGACACTGTGTATGGATACATGGATCCTGCGGACCTCAGCTTTGAACCCGGATCGGCAAATGTTCTAATGACAGGTTTTGACTTCGGGCTCGCAGCTTTCGGCAGCGTCGTCAATTTCGTGTTCGATGGCACTCCGACAGGCACGATTGATGAAATCCGATTTGGTGATACGTGGAATGATGTGTTGCCTGTGCCCGAACCCAGTTCGCTCGCGCTTCTTGTTCTCGGCGGCGTGGGTCTTGTGGCGGCTCGTCGCAAGCAAGCTTAG
- a CDS encoding prepilin-type N-terminal cleavage/methylation domain-containing protein produces MKPKQTNLSGQNSFRQDGFTLIELLVVIAIIAILAAMLLPSLAKAKQKAHAVKCMNNLRQLQLAWMMYSSDNRDNICPTAGTGNTDAPNWCYGNMQTPIESVTTSYITRGLLWDYTKSFAIYKCPADPKKASNGAPTLRSMSANAWLNPASPPHNQGLSAPGRVFRKQSDIGGRISPSQLFVFLDENHNTINDGWFVVSASATGANAFTWVDVPASYHNNAGGILYADGHAEIKKWRDPRLLKATAVQTPADAASGYADLRWLRERSTFAPP; encoded by the coding sequence ATGAAACCAAAACAAACAAACCTGTCTGGACAGAATAGCTTCCGCCAGGACGGCTTTACGCTCATTGAGCTGTTGGTGGTGATTGCAATCATCGCCATCCTCGCCGCAATGCTCCTGCCGTCGCTCGCCAAGGCCAAGCAAAAGGCGCATGCCGTCAAATGCATGAACAACCTGAGACAGCTTCAATTGGCGTGGATGATGTACTCGAGCGACAACCGCGATAACATTTGCCCTACGGCGGGAACAGGTAACACCGACGCCCCAAACTGGTGCTACGGGAACATGCAGACGCCGATCGAATCCGTGACCACCAGTTATATCACGCGCGGGTTGCTCTGGGATTACACCAAGTCATTCGCGATCTATAAATGTCCCGCCGATCCGAAAAAAGCGAGCAATGGGGCTCCGACGCTGCGCAGCATGTCCGCCAACGCCTGGCTCAATCCTGCGAGTCCGCCACATAATCAAGGCCTTTCAGCCCCAGGGCGGGTGTTTCGAAAACAGAGTGATATCGGAGGCCGAATCAGCCCCAGCCAGCTCTTTGTTTTTTTGGATGAGAATCACAACACGATAAACGACGGGTGGTTCGTGGTTTCCGCAAGTGCCACTGGTGCCAATGCGTTTACGTGGGTTGATGTCCCTGCCAGCTACCATAACAACGCAGGTGGAATCCTCTATGCCGATGGTCACGCAGAAATCAAAAAATGGCGCGATCCCCGGCTTCTCAAAGCCACCGCGGTCCAAACTCCAGCCGACGCCGCGTCCGGCTACGCTGACCTGCGCTGGTTGCGCGAACGCAGCACTTTTGCGCCACCCTGA
- a CDS encoding response regulator transcription factor, which produces MSIAVSIVEDDASVRGILSDWIRGAEGFACVGVHASAESAIATLPNEKPAVVLMDINLPGMSGIECVRRLKPDMMQAQFVMLTVYEDSDHIFNALMAGASGYLLKQTPREELLSALRNVQAGGSPMTSNIARKVVQSYQRIGQPMPETEELTGREKEVLELLARGYLYKEIADTLHIRVPTVNTYIRRIYDKLHVRSRSQAVAKYTHHPGAVGANRPGA; this is translated from the coding sequence ATGAGTATTGCGGTTTCCATAGTCGAAGATGACGCGTCCGTCCGGGGAATTCTTTCTGACTGGATCCGGGGAGCGGAAGGCTTCGCCTGTGTCGGCGTTCACGCAAGCGCGGAAAGTGCGATTGCGACGCTGCCGAATGAGAAACCAGCCGTTGTGCTCATGGACATCAATCTCCCAGGAATGAGCGGCATTGAATGCGTTCGGCGCCTGAAGCCTGACATGATGCAGGCGCAGTTCGTGATGCTGACCGTGTATGAGGATTCCGATCACATCTTCAACGCGCTCATGGCGGGTGCGAGTGGTTACCTGTTGAAGCAAACCCCCAGGGAGGAATTGCTTTCTGCGTTGCGCAATGTGCAGGCGGGAGGCTCTCCAATGACCAGCAACATCGCGCGCAAGGTGGTTCAATCGTATCAACGCATCGGCCAGCCGATGCCTGAGACCGAGGAATTAACGGGCCGGGAAAAGGAAGTTCTCGAACTGCTCGCCCGCGGATACCTGTACAAGGAAATCGCCGACACCCTGCACATCCGCGTGCCGACAGTGAACACGTATATCCGGCGCATTTACGACAAACTCCACGTCCGTTCGCGTTCCCAGGCCGTCGCGAAATACACGCATCATCCCGGCGCAGTAGGCGCCAACCGTCCAGGCGCTTAA
- a CDS encoding two-component regulator propeller domain-containing protein, with product MRRAATALAAGIAMVETLLATFSSPAAESPHFVFRSWRAEDGLPQNKVSAIQQTRDGYLWVGTYSGLARFDGVSFTVFHDNNTPAMRNSRVTSLFEAEDGTLWIGHESGDVTRMKDGIFHAVPPPEWLAGKIHTIAADAAGDIWLLNELGFIARVRDRLVLSPLAGSVAKIVQMAALQNGGIAIDREGFLSVLQDGTVRLVEPDVVTTNSYLQGIGPSRNGDLWLLSDLRVRRWSQVTGVEDLGPAPWEGSPVHNLLETRAGLLAAGTSDKGLYLGRPGGDHQQLHRATGFPSDWVTALHEDREGNLWVGTGNNGIVLVRQGMVRTVTPPDQWQGSAVLSVTSGADGALWVGTEGAGLYHYEDDQWSNYGVTAGFDNPYVWSVGEDISGQVWAGTWFGGLLMRSGTVFRTAVPLSDAGGPLLAILPARSGGLWVGGAYGLLRHRNGKSIWYRRAGEVDLRDVNSVVEDLDGTVWFGMASGGIGQLRHGEVRLYRRQHGLSSDSIQCLHLDSDSVLWIGTSGGGLNRLKDGKFTAVGRQHGLANSVICNVQDDGRGYFWLSSHGGIMRVSKAQVNACADGITNSLDVLNLGLSDGLPTLECTGGLQPAGSRTPDGHIWFPTTKGLVTFNPEAVRINTLPPPVVFEEMLTDGETVNLTAATPIQIAPGKHHFEFRYAGLSFVAPEKVRFRCKLEGLETTWNENGTLRSIVYNYIPPGRYTFRVTACNNDGVWNDAGAQAAFEVLPFFWQTGWFRSVIGLAIVGAASGGVWFATRRRMRRKLERLERQRSVERERSRIARDIHDDLGASLTRITMLSQLSPATRNGHSDGDSTAVRNLDLIYTTARELTRAMDEIVWAVNPSHDTLDSLAAYLGKFAQDYLGVAGVRCRLDVPLQLPHLALTAEIRHNLFLAFKEALHNVVKHSGASEVRITLSLSADAFTWEVEDNGRGFNREAPATNGAGRISSGNGLGNIQRRLAETGGACELRSAPGLGTQVQLTVPIPKPANAV from the coding sequence ATGCGCCGGGCGGCTACAGCATTGGCAGCCGGGATCGCAATGGTGGAAACCCTGCTCGCCACCTTTTCCTCGCCAGCAGCTGAATCCCCGCATTTTGTTTTCCGTTCCTGGCGCGCCGAGGACGGCCTGCCGCAAAACAAGGTTTCCGCCATCCAACAAACCCGCGATGGCTATCTGTGGGTCGGCACCTACAGCGGACTCGCAAGGTTCGACGGCGTTTCATTCACGGTGTTCCACGACAACAACACGCCCGCGATGCGCAACAGCCGCGTCACAAGTCTTTTCGAAGCGGAGGACGGAACGCTCTGGATTGGCCACGAAAGCGGCGACGTGACCCGCATGAAGGATGGAATCTTCCACGCTGTCCCTCCCCCGGAATGGCTTGCCGGAAAGATCCACACGATTGCCGCCGATGCCGCCGGCGACATCTGGCTGCTCAACGAACTTGGGTTCATCGCCCGTGTCCGGGACCGCCTCGTCCTGAGTCCTCTTGCAGGAAGCGTCGCCAAGATCGTGCAGATGGCTGCGCTTCAGAACGGCGGGATCGCGATTGATCGCGAAGGATTTCTATCCGTGCTTCAGGATGGAACAGTGCGGCTGGTGGAACCCGATGTCGTCACGACAAACAGCTATCTGCAGGGAATTGGTCCAAGCAGGAATGGCGACCTTTGGTTGCTCAGCGACCTGCGGGTGCGGCGATGGAGCCAAGTGACGGGCGTCGAGGACCTAGGCCCGGCTCCATGGGAGGGTTCACCCGTTCACAATCTGTTGGAAACACGCGCAGGACTCCTTGCCGCCGGCACTTCGGACAAGGGGCTTTATCTCGGGAGGCCTGGCGGCGATCACCAGCAGCTTCATCGCGCCACAGGCTTTCCGAGCGATTGGGTCACCGCACTGCACGAGGATCGCGAAGGAAATCTGTGGGTCGGCACAGGGAACAATGGGATCGTTCTCGTGCGCCAGGGAATGGTTCGTACCGTCACTCCACCCGATCAATGGCAAGGCAGCGCCGTTCTTTCAGTCACGAGCGGAGCGGACGGCGCACTCTGGGTCGGCACCGAAGGCGCGGGTTTGTATCACTATGAGGACGATCAATGGAGCAACTACGGCGTGACCGCGGGCTTCGACAATCCCTACGTGTGGTCCGTGGGTGAGGATATTTCCGGGCAGGTATGGGCGGGCACATGGTTCGGCGGATTGCTGATGCGCAGCGGAACTGTGTTTCGAACGGCGGTGCCACTCAGCGATGCCGGCGGACCATTGCTCGCGATTCTGCCTGCGCGCTCGGGAGGCCTGTGGGTCGGGGGTGCGTATGGCCTTCTGCGCCACCGAAATGGAAAATCGATCTGGTATCGCCGCGCAGGCGAAGTGGATCTTCGCGACGTCAACTCAGTCGTTGAAGATCTCGACGGAACTGTCTGGTTCGGAATGGCCAGCGGAGGCATCGGCCAGCTGCGGCACGGGGAAGTTCGCCTGTATCGGCGGCAGCACGGCCTTTCGAGCGATTCGATTCAATGCCTGCACCTCGATTCGGACAGTGTCTTGTGGATCGGAACCTCGGGCGGCGGACTGAATCGCCTGAAGGACGGCAAATTCACCGCGGTGGGCAGGCAGCACGGGCTGGCCAATAGCGTGATTTGCAATGTGCAGGATGACGGCCGAGGCTACTTCTGGCTCAGTTCACACGGCGGTATCATGCGCGTGAGCAAGGCCCAGGTGAACGCGTGCGCGGATGGCATCACCAACAGCCTCGATGTGCTGAATCTCGGACTCAGTGACGGCCTGCCCACGCTCGAATGCACAGGAGGCCTTCAACCCGCCGGATCCCGCACGCCGGATGGACATATTTGGTTTCCAACCACGAAGGGCCTTGTGACATTCAACCCCGAGGCCGTTCGCATCAATACACTGCCGCCGCCTGTGGTGTTTGAGGAAATGCTGACTGACGGGGAAACCGTCAATCTGACGGCCGCGACTCCGATCCAGATCGCGCCAGGAAAGCATCACTTCGAATTCCGTTATGCCGGCCTCAGTTTTGTTGCGCCAGAAAAAGTGCGATTCCGCTGCAAGCTCGAGGGACTGGAAACCACCTGGAACGAAAACGGCACGCTGCGCTCGATCGTTTACAATTATATTCCGCCAGGCCGCTACACGTTTCGCGTGACGGCGTGCAACAACGATGGCGTGTGGAACGACGCCGGCGCGCAGGCTGCCTTCGAAGTGCTGCCATTCTTCTGGCAGACCGGGTGGTTTCGTTCGGTGATCGGCCTTGCCATCGTGGGTGCCGCGAGCGGTGGAGTCTGGTTTGCCACGAGGCGCCGCATGCGGCGCAAGCTTGAGCGCCTCGAACGGCAGCGCTCCGTTGAACGCGAACGATCGCGCATCGCGCGGGACATACACGATGACCTTGGCGCAAGCCTGACTCGAATCACAATGTTAAGCCAACTCAGCCCGGCCACGCGCAATGGCCATTCGGACGGGGACTCAACGGCCGTCCGCAATCTGGACCTGATCTACACCACGGCACGCGAGTTGACTCGCGCAATGGATGAAATTGTTTGGGCCGTCAACCCTAGCCACGACACCCTGGACAGTCTCGCCGCGTATCTTGGCAAATTTGCGCAGGATTATCTGGGCGTCGCTGGCGTTCGCTGCCGGCTGGATGTTCCTCTGCAATTGCCACACTTGGCGCTGACAGCCGAGATCCGCCACAACCTGTTCCTTGCATTCAAGGAGGCATTGCACAATGTGGTGAAACATTCAGGCGCCAGCGAAGTGCGGATCACGCTGTCGCTTTCCGCAGACGCGTTCACGTGGGAAGTCGAGGACAACGGCCGCGGATTCAATCGGGAAGCGCCCGCCACGAACGGGGCTGGCCGAATCAGCAGTGGAAACGGATTGGGGAACATTCAACGGAGGCTGGCCGAGACGGGCGGGGCATGTGAATTGCGAAGCGCGCCCGGCCTTGGGACACAGGTACAATTGACTGTGCCCATCCCGAAGCCAGCAAATGCGGTGTAA
- a CDS encoding rhomboid family intramembrane serine protease has product MGLADRYYMRQSSGGLNWSATTTLLVVNWIIFLLQVTALPPRWAYYLYLSPEGLAHGFVWQLLTFQFLHDPNNWLHIIFNSLGLFFIGRAVESMLGTRRFTHLYLLSGIAGGLLQMLLGVFVPSRFGGLVAGASAGLSGLIATFAMMNWSNRFTMFLYFFPVPMTGRILLWISLGFAIFGLVMPSGNVAHAAHLGGLLLGVIWVKVGWHLDYVVPPWERWIAGLSRLSPWNRRERKRQLVRAAIIRNPNWTAMKNISAEIPEEEFISKEVDPILDKISAHGIQSLTDRERAILERARNKMAK; this is encoded by the coding sequence ATGGGTCTGGCAGATCGTTATTACATGCGGCAATCGTCCGGCGGCCTGAACTGGTCGGCGACAACGACGCTGCTGGTTGTGAACTGGATTATCTTCCTGTTGCAGGTCACAGCGTTGCCGCCGCGTTGGGCCTATTACCTTTACCTGAGCCCGGAGGGATTGGCTCACGGTTTCGTCTGGCAGTTGCTCACCTTTCAGTTCCTTCACGATCCCAACAACTGGCTCCACATCATTTTCAATTCGCTGGGCCTTTTCTTTATCGGTCGCGCCGTTGAATCGATGTTGGGAACACGGCGGTTCACCCACCTTTATCTTCTGAGCGGAATCGCGGGCGGTCTGCTTCAAATGCTGCTCGGCGTCTTCGTTCCGTCCAGGTTTGGCGGGCTGGTTGCCGGCGCGTCAGCTGGGTTGTCAGGTCTCATCGCCACCTTTGCCATGATGAACTGGTCGAACCGCTTCACGATGTTCCTGTATTTTTTTCCAGTCCCGATGACTGGCCGGATACTGCTCTGGATCAGCCTGGGTTTTGCGATTTTTGGCCTCGTCATGCCTTCTGGAAACGTGGCGCATGCGGCGCATTTGGGCGGACTGCTGTTGGGCGTCATCTGGGTGAAGGTGGGATGGCATCTCGACTACGTGGTTCCTCCGTGGGAACGGTGGATCGCGGGGTTGTCCCGGCTGAGTCCGTGGAACCGCCGCGAGCGAAAACGGCAGCTTGTGCGCGCAGCGATCATCCGCAATCCAAACTGGACCGCCATGAAGAATATCTCGGCGGAGATCCCTGAGGAGGAGTTCATCAGCAAGGAAGTTGATCCCATCCTCGATAAAATTTCGGCCCACGGAATCCAAAGCCTGACCGATCGCGAACGCGCCATTCTGGAGCGCGCGCGCAACAAAATGGCAAAGTGA
- a CDS encoding M48 family metallopeptidase → MHSTTAAVIVIALILLRLSTEQCLAWLNRRHVRRHADAVPESFRGFIDSATYAKSVRYTLARSRFAQLEGLYGTAVLLVILFSGVLPWAFQLVSTAWGESAWAMAAFLFIVGTGLAIPDLPLEWLAQFRLESRFGFNTTTQATWWLDRLKGLLLAGVLGYPLLVLVLKIVDWTGPNWWLWAWAVILGFQLVMMIIAPVLILPLFNRFTPLPEGSLRERLLKLADRTRFRAKSIEVMDGSKRSRHSNAFFTGLGGFRKIVLFDTLIQQLSEPELEAVLAHEIGHYRRKHIPRMLIVSAITSLAGFFVAGWLVRQAWFYQAFGFEPGNAAPALLLFALLSGVVTFWFSPLMHAWSRRHEYEADAFAREAVEGPDALIGTLRKLNEKNLSNLTPHPLYSGFYYSHPALLEREQALLAKP, encoded by the coding sequence ATGCATTCGACCACTGCCGCCGTTATTGTCATCGCGCTGATCCTGTTGCGCCTGTCCACGGAGCAATGCCTCGCCTGGCTGAATCGGCGGCACGTGCGGCGCCATGCCGATGCGGTCCCGGAATCCTTTCGCGGGTTTATAGATTCTGCGACCTACGCGAAATCAGTTCGTTACACCCTCGCACGCAGCCGCTTTGCGCAACTGGAAGGTTTGTATGGGACCGCGGTTCTTCTGGTAATCCTGTTCAGTGGCGTGTTGCCGTGGGCGTTCCAGCTGGTTTCAACCGCCTGGGGAGAGTCGGCCTGGGCCATGGCTGCCTTCCTGTTCATTGTCGGGACTGGCCTGGCGATTCCCGACCTGCCCTTGGAATGGCTGGCGCAGTTTCGATTGGAATCGCGCTTTGGCTTCAACACGACGACGCAGGCGACCTGGTGGCTTGACCGGCTTAAAGGATTATTGCTGGCGGGGGTGCTGGGTTATCCGCTGCTTGTCCTGGTGCTAAAGATCGTGGACTGGACGGGCCCGAATTGGTGGCTTTGGGCGTGGGCGGTTATCCTCGGCTTTCAACTGGTGATGATGATCATCGCGCCCGTGCTGATCCTGCCGTTGTTTAACAGGTTCACGCCACTGCCCGAAGGAAGCCTGCGCGAGCGACTGCTAAAACTGGCGGATCGCACACGCTTTCGGGCGAAGAGCATTGAAGTGATGGATGGCAGCAAACGTTCCCGACATTCCAACGCATTCTTCACGGGCCTCGGCGGCTTCCGAAAAATTGTTTTATTCGACACTCTCATCCAGCAATTGTCGGAGCCCGAGCTCGAAGCCGTGCTGGCCCATGAGATTGGTCATTATCGCAGAAAGCATATTCCGCGGATGTTGATCGTGTCGGCCATCACGTCACTGGCCGGATTCTTCGTTGCGGGCTGGCTTGTAAGGCAGGCGTGGTTTTATCAGGCGTTCGGATTTGAGCCCGGCAACGCCGCCCCCGCGCTGCTGCTGTTTGCGCTGCTTTCCGGCGTCGTCACGTTTTGGTTTTCGCCGCTGATGCACGCGTGGTCGCGTCGTCACGAGTATGAGGCAGATGCATTTGCGCGCGAGGCGGTGGAAGGCCCGGATGCGCTGATTGGGACATTGCGCAAGTTGAATGAAAAGAATCTGAGCAACCTCACGCCGCATCCACTCTACAGCGGGTTCTATTATTCGCATCCAGCGTTGCTGGAACGCGAGCAGGCACTGCTTGCGAAACCGTAA
- a CDS encoding DUF4861 family protein, whose product MITTKLLPLALCLVVPALAPAATQLTVTAVNKLQLSRPSQTIEVSGRDLTPLGTDLTRIHVRDAAGGELLVQAVDSDGDTYRTPDQLIFQADFAPGESKTFTLTQGNKHVYSLQQFKAFGRFNRERFDDFAWENDRIAHRTYGKALETWEGEPLSSSTIDIWSKRTGRMVLNDWYLADDYHTDHGDGADFYSAGLSRGNGGSGLWADERLWVSRNFVNSRVLANGPIRVLFELVYEPFNVNGISVAEVKRVSLDAGQQLDHYVSTFKPFTRPNQPATLTAAAGLKKVSGEQLENNAERGWIVKWERVEKNAGNQGLAVVADPASVVKSASDNLNQLLLLKVTSTNTVSYWAGFCWDRAGHFTTPDAWKNYVEEFSQGLASPIAITVK is encoded by the coding sequence ATGATTACTACCAAACTCCTCCCGCTGGCTTTGTGCCTTGTCGTTCCCGCCCTCGCCCCGGCAGCGACGCAGCTCACGGTTACCGCCGTCAACAAACTCCAGTTGTCCCGGCCCAGCCAGACGATCGAAGTTTCTGGACGCGATCTTACGCCGCTCGGCACCGACCTAACACGGATTCACGTGCGCGATGCTGCAGGTGGGGAATTGTTGGTTCAGGCTGTGGATTCCGACGGCGACACGTACCGCACACCCGACCAGCTGATCTTCCAAGCGGACTTCGCTCCCGGCGAATCTAAAACGTTCACGCTCACGCAAGGGAACAAGCACGTTTACAGCCTGCAACAGTTCAAGGCGTTTGGCCGATTCAACCGTGAACGCTTCGATGATTTCGCATGGGAAAATGACCGCATCGCGCATCGCACGTATGGAAAGGCGCTCGAAACCTGGGAGGGCGAACCGCTGTCGAGCAGCACGATCGACATTTGGTCGAAGCGCACCGGCAGGATGGTGTTGAACGATTGGTATCTCGCCGATGATTACCACACCGATCATGGAGACGGCGCGGATTTTTATTCGGCAGGCCTGAGTCGCGGCAACGGCGGCAGCGGCCTTTGGGCGGACGAACGGCTCTGGGTTTCGCGAAACTTCGTCAACTCGCGAGTGCTCGCGAACGGCCCGATCCGCGTCCTGTTCGAACTTGTTTATGAGCCATTCAACGTGAACGGCATCAGTGTCGCGGAGGTGAAACGCGTCTCCCTTGATGCGGGACAGCAGCTGGATCATTACGTCAGCACGTTCAAGCCGTTCACGCGTCCGAATCAGCCGGCAACGCTCACTGCGGCGGCAGGGTTGAAGAAGGTTTCCGGTGAGCAACTCGAGAACAACGCCGAGCGCGGATGGATCGTGAAATGGGAGCGCGTGGAGAAGAATGCCGGAAATCAAGGTCTCGCGGTGGTCGCAGATCCGGCATCCGTTGTTAAATCCGCAAGCGACAACCTGAATCAACTCTTGTTGCTCAAGGTGACTTCCACGAACACAGTCTCGTACTGGGCGGGTTTCTGTTGGGACCGCGCGGGCCATTTCACCACGCCCGATGCGTGGAAGAACTACGTGGAGGAATTCAGCCAGGGTCTCGCTTCCCCGATCGCGATCACTGTCAAGTAA
- a CDS encoding response regulator, producing the protein MIAQKIQENGTRTSRRLLRVLLIEDSETDAFLLERALTKGGLRVQCRRLATSEEMTAALDESRWDVILADHSMPMFSATEALKLLQQRGVDVPFIIVSGHIEEETAVAAMKSGAHDYIMKDRLARLVPAVERELREAEMRQAQRECEAALRRAHDELELRVEQRTADLQEANVRLQSLLEERRRLETELLEIAENERRRIGFDIHDDLGQKLTGLLLLAQAVQQRLTKEKHPAAEDAERVADLVDQIIHHTHNLARRFSSLDVQGDDLAEVLKCLAANVEKMFNIPCSLVIKGEIPPLSANTTMQFYKIAQEAISNAVKHGKATRVWISAAQVPDQLVLTIKNDGLPFSLPEGKKNRMGLRIMNYRANTVGATFNIEPNAKNGTICTCTLPRPAASPARNGRSHAVKVPAAAPVHAGSDLPMPNVVCATLQA; encoded by the coding sequence ATGATTGCACAGAAGATTCAGGAAAACGGCACCCGAACCTCCCGCCGCTTGCTGCGGGTTTTGCTGATCGAAGATTCCGAAACCGATGCGTTCCTGCTCGAGCGCGCGCTCACCAAAGGCGGGCTTCGCGTTCAATGCCGCCGCCTGGCAACGTCGGAGGAAATGACCGCTGCCCTGGACGAATCGCGCTGGGACGTGATTCTGGCCGATCATTCCATGCCGATGTTCAGCGCCACAGAGGCTTTGAAACTTCTCCAACAGCGCGGTGTCGACGTCCCATTCATTATTGTATCAGGCCACATCGAGGAGGAAACCGCCGTCGCGGCGATGAAATCCGGCGCGCACGATTATATCATGAAGGATCGCCTCGCCCGGCTTGTTCCAGCGGTCGAGCGGGAATTGCGCGAAGCTGAAATGCGACAGGCTCAGCGCGAATGCGAAGCGGCACTGCGGCGCGCGCACGATGAGTTGGAACTTCGCGTTGAACAACGGACTGCGGACCTGCAGGAGGCCAACGTGCGGTTGCAGAGCCTGCTTGAGGAACGCCGCCGCCTCGAAACCGAGCTTCTTGAAATCGCGGAAAATGAACGTCGACGCATCGGCTTTGACATTCATGATGATCTCGGTCAGAAACTGACAGGGCTGCTGCTGCTCGCCCAGGCGGTTCAGCAACGATTGACCAAAGAGAAGCATCCCGCCGCAGAGGATGCCGAACGTGTCGCGGATCTCGTTGATCAAATCATCCACCACACGCACAATCTGGCCCGCCGCTTCAGTTCACTCGATGTTCAGGGGGATGATCTTGCGGAAGTGCTGAAATGCCTCGCGGCCAATGTGGAGAAGATGTTCAACATTCCCTGTTCGCTGGTGATCAAGGGCGAGATCCCGCCTCTAAGCGCGAACACCACGATGCAGTTCTACAAGATCGCGCAGGAAGCCATCAGCAATGCGGTCAAGCACGGCAAGGCCACGCGAGTCTGGATTTCCGCGGCCCAAGTTCCCGATCAACTGGTGCTGACGATCAAGAACGACGGCCTTCCCTTTTCCCTGCCGGAAGGAAAGAAAAACCGCATGGGTCTTCGCATCATGAATTACCGCGCGAACACCGTGGGCGCGACTTTCAATATCGAGCCGAATGCCAAGAACGGCACCATCTGCACCTGCACCCTCCCCAGGCCAGCCGCCTCGCCTGCAAGGAACGGCAGAAGTCACGCTGTGAAAGTCCCTGCCGCTGCGCCTGTCCACGCGGGGTCCGATCTGCCCATGCCAAACGTGGTTTGCGCCACCCTTCAGGCCTGA